From the genome of Streptomyces sp. NBC_01260, one region includes:
- a CDS encoding TetR/AcrR family transcriptional regulator translates to MPRAVREQQMMDAAVRTFGQRGYRAASMDEIAELAGVSKPLVYLYLNSKDELFTACIRREAQALLAAVQAGAEPGLPADRQLWSGLQAFFTHTAENPDGWAVLYRQARTHGEPFATEVGVMRDEIVAFVTGLIGAAAREAHHDPALPDRDVAGLAQALVGAAESLAGWANETPGVSAKEAAATLMNFSWAGLENLMHGRSWQPRGQAAGRAR, encoded by the coding sequence ATGCCGCGCGCCGTGCGCGAGCAGCAGATGATGGACGCCGCGGTGCGGACCTTCGGGCAGCGCGGCTACCGGGCCGCCTCGATGGACGAGATCGCCGAGTTGGCCGGGGTGTCCAAGCCGCTGGTGTATTTGTACCTGAATTCCAAGGACGAGCTGTTCACCGCGTGCATCCGGCGCGAGGCGCAGGCGCTGCTCGCGGCGGTGCAGGCGGGGGCGGAGCCGGGACTGCCCGCCGATCGCCAGCTGTGGTCCGGGCTGCAAGCGTTCTTCACGCACACCGCGGAGAACCCGGACGGCTGGGCGGTGCTGTACCGGCAGGCGCGTACGCACGGGGAGCCGTTCGCCACCGAGGTGGGCGTGATGCGCGACGAGATCGTTGCGTTCGTGACGGGTCTGATCGGAGCCGCGGCGCGCGAGGCGCACCACGATCCGGCGCTTCCCGACCGCGATGTGGCCGGTCTCGCGCAGGCGTTGGTGGGTGCCGCGGAGTCGCTCGCCGGCTGGGCGAACGAGACTCCGGGCGTCTCGGCCAAGGAGGCCGCGGCCACCTTGATGAACTTCTCCTGGGCCGGTCTGGAGAACCTCATGCACGGCCGTTCCTGGCAGCCGCGGGGGCAGGCCGCGGGGCGCGCCCGGTGA
- a CDS encoding dicarboxylate/amino acid:cation symporter, with protein MSANPASATTDEPSGSGFRIPRIPFWAQIVAGLVLGVLLGWLARSQDIDWLYTTLDKVGHIFIQLLKLAVAPLVFFAILVSITNLRKVNNAARLAGRTVLWFMITSLIAVAIGLAIGLITNPGSGTGLTPKDGKLPEHAGSWLDFLTGIIPDNVITPFTELNVLQIVFMAAVAGIAALQLGEKAKPILTLSESVLELLQKALWWVIRLAPIGTIGLIGYAIADYGWDLIGKYATFTADVYIGCALVMFGVYPLLLATVAKVSPLQFFKGAWPAIQLAFVSRSSVGTMPVTQQVTERLGVPKEYASFAVPFGATTKMDGCAAIYPALAAIFIAQIFDVQLGVGDYILIAFVSVIGSAATAGLTGATVMLTLTLSTLGLPLEGVGLLMAIDPILDMMRTATNVAGQALVPVLVSAREKILDHDAYNSASASPVDDAEVRDSEPAKVPVPA; from the coding sequence GTGTCCGCGAACCCCGCGTCCGCCACCACCGATGAGCCCTCCGGCTCCGGTTTCCGCATACCCAGGATCCCGTTCTGGGCGCAGATCGTCGCCGGTCTCGTCCTCGGCGTCCTGCTCGGCTGGCTCGCCCGCAGCCAGGACATCGACTGGCTCTACACCACGCTCGACAAGGTCGGCCACATCTTCATCCAGCTGCTGAAGCTGGCTGTCGCGCCCCTCGTCTTCTTCGCGATCCTGGTGTCGATCACCAACCTGCGCAAGGTCAACAACGCCGCCCGGCTGGCCGGCCGCACCGTCCTCTGGTTCATGATCACCTCGCTGATCGCGGTCGCGATCGGCCTCGCGATCGGCCTGATCACCAACCCGGGCTCGGGCACCGGCCTCACCCCGAAGGACGGCAAGCTGCCGGAGCACGCCGGCTCCTGGCTCGACTTCCTGACCGGCATCATCCCGGACAACGTCATCACGCCGTTCACCGAGCTGAACGTCCTTCAGATCGTCTTCATGGCCGCCGTCGCGGGCATCGCCGCGCTTCAGCTCGGCGAGAAGGCCAAGCCGATCCTCACCCTCAGCGAGTCGGTCCTGGAGCTCCTCCAGAAGGCGCTGTGGTGGGTCATCCGGCTCGCCCCCATCGGCACCATCGGCCTCATCGGCTACGCGATCGCCGACTACGGCTGGGACCTGATCGGCAAGTACGCGACGTTCACCGCCGACGTCTACATCGGCTGCGCCCTGGTGATGTTCGGCGTCTACCCGCTGCTGCTCGCCACCGTCGCCAAGGTCAGCCCGCTCCAGTTCTTCAAGGGCGCCTGGCCCGCGATCCAGCTGGCCTTCGTCTCGCGCTCCTCGGTCGGCACCATGCCGGTCACCCAGCAGGTCACCGAGCGCCTCGGCGTCCCGAAGGAGTACGCCTCCTTCGCGGTCCCGTTCGGTGCGACGACCAAGATGGACGGCTGCGCCGCGATCTACCCGGCGCTGGCCGCGATCTTCATCGCGCAGATCTTCGACGTCCAGCTGGGTGTCGGTGACTACATCCTGATCGCGTTCGTCTCGGTGATCGGCTCGGCGGCCACCGCCGGTCTCACCGGCGCCACGGTCATGCTGACCCTGACGCTGTCGACGCTGGGCCTCCCGCTGGAGGGCGTCGGCCTGCTGATGGCCATCGACCCGATCCTGGACATGATGCGGACGGCGACCAACGTCGCAGGCCAGGCGCTGGTCCCGGTGCTCGTCTCGGCCCGCGAGAAGATCCTCGACCACGACGCGTACAACTCGGCCTCGGCCTCCCCGGTCGACGACGCCGAGGTGCGGGACAGCGAGCCGGCGAAGGTGCCCGTCCCCGCCTGA
- a CDS encoding DUF4229 domain-containing protein, translating into MRLSIFVGCFALAAVAVNFGLLPSGAGGSNVIWVILLALVLSAPLSYVLLRKQRDEMSEQIVSRVDRTKARLEANRTREDSVTQ; encoded by the coding sequence ATGCGTCTCAGTATCTTCGTCGGCTGCTTCGCGCTCGCCGCCGTGGCCGTCAACTTCGGGCTGCTCCCCTCCGGGGCGGGAGGCTCGAACGTCATCTGGGTCATCCTGCTCGCCCTCGTGCTCTCCGCGCCGCTCAGCTACGTGCTGCTGCGCAAGCAGCGCGACGAGATGTCCGAGCAGATCGTCTCCAGGGTCGACCGGACCAAGGCGCGCCTTGAGGCGAACCGGACCCGCGAGGACAGCGTCACCCAGTGA